One stretch of Thermococcus sp. 21S9 DNA includes these proteins:
- a CDS encoding bifunctional aspartate transaminase/aspartate 4-decarboxylase: MNPVKEKDDLESVLKNLKKLEELSPFEFKELLIRLAKRKSERMMLNAGRGNPNFLALVPRYAYLQLGKFALSEAERHFGYMGDLIGGHSDREGIEARFEIFVRNHWNERGTAFLNSAVSYVRDYLGFSAGDFLHEMVQGYLGCDYPSPPRMLPLAEKIVARYLMKEMGAGYDLGYSLVDETQLFAVEGGTGAMAYLFESLKANHLLNPGDKIAIAVPIFSPYLEIPKLDTYRLEIIEVRAKEELGYQIPDEELEKLRDPEIKAFFLVNPGNPTSVKLEDKVLEKLREIVEEDRNDLIIITDDVYATFADDFKSVYTVLPHNTILVYSFSKYFGATGWRLGVIALHEDNVVDRLISELPEEIQEELERRYAPITPNARELKFIDRLVADSRNVALRHTAGLSTPQQVQMVLFALYALMDEQEKYKNAVKHVLRRRYRALYRGLGLEPEENPNLTYYYTLLDTEKLAERLYGKEFAEWFIKALPIEEFIVRLALDAGVVLLPGKGFEVLHPSARVSLANLREIDYIKIGQTIRRLIDEYYEKFKESKGE; the protein is encoded by the coding sequence ATGAACCCCGTGAAGGAAAAAGACGACCTCGAATCGGTTCTAAAGAACCTGAAGAAGCTCGAGGAGCTCAGCCCCTTCGAGTTCAAGGAACTCCTGATAAGGCTCGCCAAGAGAAAATCCGAGAGGATGATGCTCAACGCGGGCAGGGGAAACCCTAACTTCCTCGCCCTTGTTCCGCGCTACGCATATTTACAGCTCGGAAAGTTCGCGCTGAGCGAGGCCGAGCGACACTTCGGCTACATGGGCGACCTCATAGGTGGCCACAGCGACAGGGAAGGAATCGAAGCGCGCTTTGAGATATTCGTCAGGAACCACTGGAACGAGAGGGGAACGGCCTTCCTGAACTCGGCCGTCAGCTACGTTAGGGATTATCTCGGCTTCTCCGCCGGGGACTTCCTGCACGAGATGGTCCAGGGTTACCTCGGTTGCGACTACCCGTCACCGCCGAGGATGCTCCCGCTGGCGGAAAAGATAGTCGCGAGGTACCTCATGAAAGAGATGGGCGCAGGCTACGACCTCGGCTACTCGCTCGTTGACGAGACCCAACTTTTTGCTGTCGAGGGCGGAACCGGAGCGATGGCGTATCTCTTCGAGTCCCTCAAGGCCAACCACCTCCTCAACCCGGGCGACAAGATAGCGATAGCGGTTCCAATATTCAGTCCCTACCTTGAGATTCCAAAGCTTGACACCTACAGGCTGGAGATAATCGAGGTCAGGGCGAAGGAGGAGCTCGGCTACCAGATACCTGACGAGGAACTCGAGAAGCTCCGCGACCCGGAGATAAAGGCCTTCTTCCTCGTGAACCCCGGCAATCCAACCTCGGTGAAGCTCGAGGATAAGGTTCTCGAAAAGCTGAGGGAGATAGTTGAGGAGGACAGAAACGACCTCATAATCATCACCGACGACGTCTACGCGACCTTCGCGGACGACTTCAAATCTGTCTACACAGTTCTGCCTCACAACACGATACTCGTCTACTCGTTCTCCAAGTACTTCGGCGCAACCGGCTGGCGCCTCGGTGTCATAGCGCTCCATGAGGACAACGTCGTTGACCGTCTCATAAGTGAACTGCCGGAGGAAATCCAGGAGGAGCTTGAGAGACGCTACGCCCCGATAACGCCGAACGCGCGGGAGCTGAAGTTCATAGACCGCCTTGTAGCCGACAGCAGGAACGTCGCTCTGAGGCATACGGCGGGCCTCTCAACGCCCCAGCAGGTCCAGATGGTCCTGTTTGCGCTCTACGCCCTCATGGACGAGCAGGAGAAGTATAAGAACGCGGTGAAGCACGTGCTCAGGAGGCGCTATCGGGCGCTCTACCGGGGTCTCGGCCTCGAACCCGAGGAGAACCCGAACCTCACGTACTACTACACCCTCCTCGACACTGAAAAACTCGCGGAGAGGCTCTACGGCAAAGAGTTCGCGGAGTGGTTCATCAAGGCCCTTCCGATAGAGGAGTTCATCGTCCGCCTCGCCCTCGATGCAGGCGTTGTTTTACTGCCGGGCAAGGGCTTCGAGGTGCTCCACCCGTCGGCGAGGGTCTCGCTGGCGAACCTCAGGGAGATAGACTACATAAAGATAGGCCAGACGATAAGAAGGCTCATAGACGAGTACTACGAGAAGTTCAAAGAATCGAAAGGGGAGTGA
- a CDS encoding radical SAM protein, giving the protein MLAFGPVPSRRLGRSLGVNNIPDKVCSYACVYCQIGRTLRMEIERKPFYEPEFLFEEVSKKVEEARERGERIDYITFVPDGEPTLDVNLGLEVELLRELEVPLAILTNSSLIWRDDVREDLSAFDFVSLKLDAVSEHLWRKIDRPHKSLSLERILDGMLAFRDDFDGTLVTETMLVNIEYGDELERIADFLAELKPDKAYIAVPTRPPAEKWVEPAKEETINLAYQLFSERLGERVEYLIGYEGNAFASTGNVVEDILSITAVHPMREEALRELLRKNNTDWGVVERLLEEGKLIRLNYRGEAFYMRALKSRKP; this is encoded by the coding sequence ATGCTCGCCTTCGGTCCAGTCCCATCGAGGAGGCTCGGTAGAAGCCTTGGAGTCAACAACATACCCGACAAGGTCTGCTCCTACGCCTGCGTCTACTGCCAGATAGGAAGAACCCTGAGGATGGAAATCGAGAGGAAGCCCTTCTACGAGCCCGAATTTCTATTTGAGGAGGTTTCGAAGAAGGTTGAGGAAGCGAGAGAAAGGGGCGAGAGGATTGACTACATCACTTTCGTCCCGGACGGCGAGCCGACGCTCGACGTAAACCTCGGCCTCGAGGTCGAGCTTCTGAGGGAACTCGAGGTCCCGCTCGCGATACTGACGAATTCTTCCCTCATCTGGCGCGACGACGTGAGGGAGGACCTCTCGGCCTTCGACTTCGTCTCGCTCAAGCTCGATGCAGTGAGCGAACACCTCTGGAGGAAGATAGACAGGCCCCACAAGAGCCTCTCGCTCGAGAGAATCCTCGACGGTATGCTGGCCTTTAGGGACGACTTCGATGGAACGCTTGTAACCGAGACGATGCTTGTCAACATAGAGTACGGCGACGAGCTCGAGCGGATAGCCGACTTCCTCGCGGAGCTTAAACCGGATAAGGCCTACATAGCCGTCCCCACGAGGCCACCGGCGGAGAAGTGGGTTGAGCCCGCCAAGGAGGAAACTATAAACCTCGCCTATCAGCTCTTCAGCGAGCGCCTCGGCGAGAGGGTTGAGTACCTCATCGGCTACGAGGGCAACGCCTTCGCGAGCACCGGAAACGTCGTCGAGGACATTCTATCAATCACCGCCGTTCACCCGATGCGCGAGGAAGCGCTGAGGGAGCTTTTAAGGAAAAACAACACCGACTGGGGCGTGGTCGAGAGGCTTCTGGAGGAAGGAAAGCTGATACGGCTGAACTACCGGGGCGAGGCTTTCTACATGAGGGCTTTGAAGAGCAGAAAACCTTAA
- a CDS encoding potassium channel family protein, with protein sequence MCEYVYENGKKCRLKPVEGSKYCPLHIPYDEGESLLGEGIKELKAETFKRRLKVGQSYFEGVYLYDVSIKDYRSERILVFKNSQIKSLIIEDSNIKGLVLLNSTVDRVILFQSTVEVILIKGSTVFGLNILRVDFSSNISVKDSSVKYLMVNSTQYVGEGEEETYGGRSAKGLIELSNLRDVRRIGVNARYPLLRKILEEHGVNVSEAGRRMVKVRSLIIRDVSFDTAPRFKRQVRLSIAGFSGNLVLENLDVFGHVEVKWSHLKSPEFVHVFVHSNLIIRKSQVNVDSTWIMTVLPSLPLELTIEGFMIIEDCRFNNPYAEEVFYRLARTSWERSGDFERADQYYYLEMVARRKARLRARRKGIKKLVDRFEVGFEWLFADLTCKYGTDWKRPIMIWLFAVNVLFPVLFFITRSVQGLSNSLSFLDYEYFSIVTATTLGYGDYHPIGVGRVIASVEALFGMFMWAVFLTVFARKYMR encoded by the coding sequence ATGTGCGAGTACGTCTACGAAAACGGCAAAAAATGTCGCCTGAAGCCCGTTGAGGGGTCGAAGTACTGTCCCCTCCACATCCCCTACGACGAGGGCGAGTCCCTACTGGGTGAGGGCATAAAAGAGCTCAAGGCCGAGACGTTCAAGCGGAGGCTCAAGGTCGGTCAGAGCTACTTTGAGGGCGTCTACCTCTACGACGTTTCAATCAAGGATTACCGGAGCGAGAGGATTCTCGTTTTCAAGAACTCCCAAATCAAGAGCCTTATCATAGAGGATTCGAACATCAAGGGTCTCGTTCTACTTAACTCGACCGTGGACAGGGTCATTCTCTTCCAGTCAACGGTGGAGGTAATCCTCATCAAGGGCTCAACCGTTTTTGGCCTCAACATCCTGCGCGTCGACTTCTCAAGCAACATCTCCGTCAAGGATTCGAGCGTCAAGTACCTCATGGTGAACTCGACCCAGTACGTTGGCGAGGGTGAGGAGGAAACCTACGGCGGACGGAGCGCCAAGGGCCTAATCGAGCTCTCGAACCTCCGTGACGTGAGGAGGATTGGAGTAAACGCCCGGTATCCGTTGCTCAGAAAAATCCTGGAGGAGCACGGGGTCAACGTTTCCGAGGCCGGCAGGAGGATGGTGAAGGTTCGCTCGCTCATTATAAGGGACGTTTCCTTCGACACCGCGCCGAGGTTTAAGAGACAGGTCAGGCTTTCAATCGCGGGATTCTCCGGAAACCTCGTTCTGGAGAACCTTGACGTCTTCGGCCACGTCGAGGTCAAGTGGAGTCACCTAAAGAGCCCCGAGTTCGTTCACGTCTTCGTCCACAGCAACCTGATAATCCGGAAGAGCCAGGTCAACGTGGATTCAACGTGGATTATGACGGTCCTCCCGAGCCTTCCCCTTGAGCTAACGATAGAGGGGTTCATGATAATCGAGGACTGTCGCTTCAACAACCCCTACGCGGAGGAGGTCTTCTACCGTCTCGCGAGAACGAGCTGGGAGCGTAGCGGGGACTTCGAGAGAGCTGACCAGTACTACTACCTTGAGATGGTCGCCAGGCGAAAGGCGCGCCTGAGGGCGAGGAGGAAGGGCATCAAAAAGCTCGTGGACCGCTTTGAGGTGGGCTTCGAGTGGCTCTTCGCGGACTTGACCTGCAAGTACGGGACCGACTGGAAGAGGCCGATAATGATATGGCTCTTCGCCGTCAACGTCCTGTTTCCGGTCCTGTTCTTCATCACGAGGAGCGTTCAGGGGCTTTCCAACAGTCTGAGCTTCCTTGACTACGAGTACTTCAGCATAGTGACCGCGACGACCCTCGGCTACGGCGACTACCACCCGATAGGTGTCGGCAGGGTCATAGCGTCGGTCGAGGCGCTCTTCGGAATGTTCATGTGGGCGGTCTTCCTCACGGTGTTCGCGAGGAAGTACATGAGGTGA
- a CDS encoding ATP-NAD kinase family protein codes for MIGLIVNPIAGMGGKVALKGTDGVVEEAIRRGARPVSPDLVRLFLRELSHYPEARSITFLTGPGPLGEDYLREFGFRFEVIPIEFRYREVNGVRIPDTSSEHTKRLAREMLGKVKLIVFAGGDGTARDIVSVVDKKVPILGIPTGVKMYSGVFAVSPEKASEVLVRFLRGEAKLEEREVRDIDEEAFRRDEVRAKTFGKALVPVVENLVQGSKEAIKADEAEELEALAEAVAEEILESDGIYFLGSGSTVKRIKEELGVDGTLLGVDVVEVRDGEAKLLVKDATEKELLRFVDRNPKVVVTVIGGANFLFGRGNQQFSAEVLRRIPKENVIVVATPDKLTGPIRVYTGDREVDGKFRGYIRVRVSPWMEKLVKVV; via the coding sequence GTGATAGGCCTCATAGTGAACCCGATAGCGGGAATGGGCGGTAAGGTGGCCCTCAAGGGCACCGACGGAGTGGTCGAGGAGGCCATCAGGCGGGGGGCCAGGCCGGTTTCTCCGGACCTCGTCCGGCTCTTCCTGCGCGAGCTTTCCCACTACCCAGAGGCCCGCTCGATAACCTTCCTCACGGGCCCCGGCCCGCTCGGTGAGGACTACCTTCGGGAGTTCGGCTTCCGCTTTGAGGTCATCCCCATCGAGTTCCGCTACCGCGAGGTTAACGGCGTTAGAATCCCCGACACGAGCTCAGAGCACACCAAAAGGCTCGCCCGCGAGATGCTCGGGAAAGTTAAGCTCATAGTCTTCGCCGGCGGTGATGGAACGGCGAGGGACATCGTTAGTGTGGTTGATAAAAAGGTTCCAATCCTCGGGATTCCAACGGGGGTTAAGATGTACTCCGGCGTTTTTGCGGTTTCACCGGAGAAGGCATCGGAGGTCCTCGTTAGGTTCCTGCGCGGGGAAGCTAAACTTGAGGAGAGGGAAGTGAGGGATATTGACGAAGAGGCCTTCAGGCGGGACGAGGTCAGGGCGAAGACCTTCGGAAAGGCCCTCGTTCCCGTCGTTGAGAACCTCGTGCAGGGGAGCAAGGAAGCTATCAAGGCCGACGAGGCCGAGGAGCTTGAAGCTTTAGCTGAGGCCGTCGCGGAGGAAATCCTTGAGAGCGATGGGATTTATTTCCTCGGCTCGGGCTCGACGGTGAAGAGGATAAAGGAGGAGCTCGGGGTAGACGGGACGCTCCTCGGCGTTGACGTCGTGGAGGTAAGGGACGGAGAAGCCAAGCTCCTCGTCAAGGACGCCACAGAGAAGGAACTTCTCCGGTTCGTTGATAGGAATCCCAAGGTCGTCGTCACGGTAATCGGCGGGGCAAACTTCCTCTTCGGCAGGGGCAACCAGCAGTTCTCGGCCGAGGTTCTCAGGAGAATCCCGAAGGAGAACGTAATCGTTGTGGCGACGCCGGACAAGCTGACCGGCCCGATTCGCGTTTACACCGGCGACCGCGAAGTTGACGGGAAGTTCAGGGGTTACATTAGGGTGCGCGTGAGTCCCTGGATGGAGAAGCTCGTCAAAGTCGTTTAG
- a CDS encoding cysteine desulfurase, whose protein sequence is MRIPEDVRKDIPLTSEVIYFDNTATSLTPKPVVEAMDEYYLKYRANVHRGVHRLSQMATHKYEESRKVVADFINAKFEEIAFTKNTSESLNLVALGLEGIFKPGDKIVTTPYEHHSDLLPWQRLAKKLNLRLEFIDGDDEGNLDLSDAEKKIKGAKLVAVQHVSNALGVIHEVEELGRLAKEEGAIFVVDAAQSAGHMEVDVKKLHADFLAFSGHKGPMGPTGIGVLYINEEFFDVFEPPLIGGGTIEDVDLDSYKLTEPPERFEAGTPNIGGAIGLAAGIRYIERIGLNRIERQERKLVKRTTEGLDELEIPWYGPRNIDKHAGVVSFNVPPLHPHDVAAILDENNIMVRSGHHCALPVMKKLEINGTVRASFHVYNSLEEVETFLGVLEELVKGLRG, encoded by the coding sequence GTGAGGATTCCGGAAGATGTTAGGAAGGATATACCGCTGACGAGCGAGGTCATCTACTTCGACAACACGGCAACCTCGCTCACGCCGAAGCCGGTTGTGGAGGCCATGGACGAGTACTACCTTAAGTACAGGGCCAACGTCCATCGCGGTGTGCACAGGCTCTCCCAGATGGCGACGCACAAGTACGAGGAGAGCAGGAAGGTGGTCGCGGACTTCATCAACGCGAAGTTTGAGGAGATAGCGTTCACCAAGAACACGAGCGAGAGCCTCAACCTCGTTGCCCTCGGCCTTGAGGGCATCTTCAAGCCCGGGGACAAAATAGTCACGACCCCGTACGAGCACCACTCGGATTTACTCCCCTGGCAGAGGTTGGCTAAAAAGCTCAACCTTAGGCTCGAGTTCATTGACGGGGACGACGAGGGCAACCTCGATTTGAGCGATGCGGAAAAGAAGATTAAGGGAGCCAAGCTCGTCGCGGTTCAGCACGTTTCAAATGCGCTCGGCGTTATCCACGAGGTCGAGGAGCTCGGAAGACTCGCTAAGGAGGAAGGCGCAATATTCGTCGTCGATGCGGCACAGAGCGCTGGGCACATGGAGGTTGACGTTAAGAAACTACACGCGGACTTCTTAGCTTTTTCAGGCCACAAGGGGCCGATGGGACCGACGGGGATAGGAGTTCTCTACATCAACGAGGAGTTCTTTGACGTCTTCGAGCCACCGTTAATCGGAGGCGGAACGATTGAGGACGTTGATTTGGATTCCTACAAGCTGACCGAGCCGCCGGAGCGGTTCGAGGCCGGAACGCCGAACATAGGCGGTGCGATAGGATTGGCTGCAGGAATAAGGTACATCGAGAGGATTGGTCTCAACAGAATCGAGAGGCAGGAGAGGAAGCTCGTTAAGCGCACTACGGAAGGCCTTGATGAGCTTGAGATTCCCTGGTACGGGCCGAGGAACATCGACAAGCACGCTGGAGTCGTTAGCTTCAACGTCCCGCCCCTCCACCCGCACGACGTCGCGGCGATACTCGACGAGAACAATATAATGGTGAGAAGCGGTCACCACTGCGCCCTGCCGGTGATGAAGAAGCTGGAAATAAATGGGACGGTGAGGGCTTCCTTCCACGTCTACAACAGCCTTGAGGAGGTTGAGACGTTCCTCGGCGTTCTTGAGGAGCTGGTTAAGGGGCTGAGGGGCTAA
- a CDS encoding P-loop NTPase, with product MKVLVSGKGGCGKSTISAMLGKYLAGKGYRVLIIDADESNPGLYRMLGLPKVKTLAEHLGGKKRAKILMAAEGQGELDEELFDWTLDEIPEEILARKGNLAVLTIGKIEEAEEGCACPYGFLARKLLEGIKLKEDEVIIVDTEAGIEHFGRGVDKYVDVVIDVAEPSAESIELSKKIKALSESLGLKHVLVLNKALPGVEEELPVKPDVVIPFDQNFILDSLKGKEVEPIEQIEELWRIING from the coding sequence ATGAAGGTTCTGGTGAGCGGTAAAGGTGGCTGTGGAAAGAGCACGATAAGCGCGATGCTCGGCAAGTATCTGGCCGGAAAAGGCTACCGCGTGCTAATAATAGATGCCGACGAGTCCAACCCCGGCCTCTACAGGATGCTCGGCCTCCCGAAGGTGAAAACCCTCGCCGAGCACCTCGGCGGGAAGAAGAGGGCCAAAATCCTCATGGCGGCCGAGGGACAGGGGGAACTCGACGAGGAGCTCTTCGATTGGACGCTCGATGAGATTCCTGAGGAGATTCTGGCCAGAAAGGGTAACCTCGCCGTTCTGACAATCGGAAAGATTGAGGAGGCGGAGGAAGGCTGTGCCTGTCCCTACGGGTTCCTTGCCAGAAAGCTTCTCGAGGGAATAAAGCTGAAGGAGGACGAGGTCATCATCGTCGACACCGAGGCGGGCATAGAGCACTTCGGAAGGGGAGTTGACAAGTACGTTGACGTTGTCATCGACGTCGCAGAGCCATCGGCCGAGTCCATAGAGCTTTCGAAGAAGATAAAAGCGCTGAGCGAGAGCCTCGGCCTGAAGCACGTCCTCGTTCTTAACAAGGCTCTGCCCGGCGTCGAGGAGGAACTGCCGGTTAAGCCCGACGTGGTTATTCCCTTCGACCAGAACTTCATACTCGACAGCCTTAAGGGCAAGGAAGTTGAGCCGATAGAGCAGATAGAAGAACTGTGGAGGATAATCAACGGATGA
- the acs gene encoding acetate--CoA ligase, whose translation MQIGEGFLKERYLPMEAFREEHRKSIENIEDFWAEQAKVLDWFRTWEKVLDDSRAPFFRWFVGGQLNASYNALDRHVKAGKRNRAAIIWESERGETRTLTYYELYREVNRFASALKNLGVEKGDRVVIYMPLVPEVVIAMLASARIGAIHSVVFSGFSAEALATRINDARAKVVITADYLYRRGKRLNLKEIVDKALLETPSVESVVVLRREENGVNMVEGRDYDWNELLDGAERYVEPAPVESNHPLFILYTSGTTGRPKGIVHSTGGYLVYVAKTMEWAWGITESDLFWNTADVGWITGHSYLVYGPLTLGLTVMMYEGALNYPKPDRPWELVEKHGVTIFYTAPTAIRMLMRYGDEWVKKHDLSSLRLLGSVGEPINPRAWKWYYEVVGGGRCPIIDTWWQTETGGYMIYPSAGIQLPPLKPGSATFPGLGVDADVLRADGSPAEPNERGYLVIKKPWPGMLLGIWGDDERYIRTYWKRFSRPDEGIWIYYPADYAMKDDEGYFWIFGRADEVLNVSGHRIGTAEIEHALVLHPAVAEAAVIGRPDEIKGEVPVAVVILKENCVPREGLKKELIDYVRETLGPIAAPAEVFFVNKLPKTRSGKIMRRVLKALASGKGLGDLSTLEDEASVEEVKKALEGFEMR comes from the coding sequence ATGCAGATAGGCGAAGGATTTCTCAAGGAAAGGTACCTGCCGATGGAGGCCTTCAGAGAGGAGCACCGGAAGTCCATCGAGAACATCGAGGATTTCTGGGCTGAGCAGGCGAAGGTTTTAGACTGGTTCAGGACCTGGGAGAAGGTCCTCGACGACTCAAGGGCACCTTTCTTCCGCTGGTTCGTCGGAGGCCAGCTCAACGCGAGCTACAACGCCCTCGACAGGCACGTTAAGGCGGGAAAGAGAAACCGCGCCGCGATAATCTGGGAGAGCGAGCGCGGTGAGACGAGAACGCTCACCTACTACGAGCTCTACCGCGAGGTTAACCGCTTTGCCTCGGCTCTGAAAAACCTCGGCGTCGAGAAGGGCGACAGGGTCGTCATCTACATGCCCCTCGTTCCAGAAGTGGTCATAGCAATGCTCGCCAGCGCGAGGATTGGAGCGATTCACAGCGTTGTATTCTCGGGCTTCTCGGCGGAAGCCTTGGCAACGAGAATCAACGACGCAAGGGCGAAGGTCGTCATCACCGCCGACTACCTTTACAGACGCGGTAAGAGGCTCAACCTCAAGGAGATAGTTGACAAGGCCCTCCTCGAAACGCCGAGCGTTGAAAGCGTCGTCGTCCTCAGGAGGGAAGAGAACGGCGTCAACATGGTCGAGGGCAGGGACTACGACTGGAACGAACTCCTCGACGGGGCCGAGCGCTACGTTGAGCCCGCTCCGGTTGAGAGCAATCATCCGCTGTTCATCCTCTACACGAGCGGAACCACCGGAAGGCCCAAGGGAATCGTCCACTCCACCGGAGGTTACCTCGTCTATGTGGCCAAGACGATGGAGTGGGCGTGGGGAATAACCGAGAGCGACCTATTCTGGAACACCGCAGATGTTGGCTGGATAACGGGCCACAGCTACCTCGTCTACGGGCCCCTAACGCTTGGCCTTACGGTGATGATGTACGAGGGTGCGCTCAACTACCCGAAGCCCGACAGGCCCTGGGAGCTTGTGGAGAAGCACGGGGTGACGATATTCTACACCGCCCCAACGGCAATCAGAATGCTCATGCGCTACGGCGACGAGTGGGTGAAGAAGCACGACCTTTCGAGTTTGAGGCTCCTCGGTTCGGTCGGCGAGCCGATAAACCCGAGGGCCTGGAAGTGGTACTACGAGGTCGTTGGCGGTGGAAGGTGCCCGATAATCGATACCTGGTGGCAGACAGAGACTGGTGGCTACATGATTTATCCCTCGGCCGGAATACAGTTGCCTCCGCTGAAGCCTGGCTCAGCTACTTTTCCGGGCCTCGGCGTCGATGCTGATGTTCTCAGGGCCGACGGAAGCCCGGCTGAGCCGAACGAGCGTGGCTATCTCGTGATAAAGAAGCCCTGGCCCGGAATGCTCCTTGGAATCTGGGGCGACGACGAGCGCTACATCAGAACCTACTGGAAGCGCTTCAGCAGGCCCGACGAGGGAATCTGGATTTACTACCCCGCTGACTACGCTATGAAGGACGATGAAGGCTACTTCTGGATATTCGGCAGGGCCGACGAGGTGCTGAACGTCTCTGGGCACAGGATTGGGACGGCCGAGATAGAGCATGCTTTGGTCCTCCACCCGGCAGTTGCCGAGGCAGCAGTAATCGGAAGGCCCGACGAGATTAAGGGCGAAGTGCCAGTTGCCGTTGTAATCCTCAAGGAGAACTGCGTCCCGAGGGAGGGCCTGAAGAAGGAACTCATAGACTACGTCAGGGAAACCCTCGGACCGATAGCGGCTCCTGCAGAGGTTTTCTTCGTCAACAAACTGCCGAAGACGAGGAGCGGGAAGATAATGCGTCGCGTTCTAAAGGCTCTCGCCAGCGGAAAGGGCCTCGGCGACCTCTCAACGCTCGAGGACGAGGCGAGCGTGGAAGAAGTGAAAAAAGCTTTGGAAGGTTTCGAGATGCGTTAG
- the hypE gene encoding hydrogenase expression/formation protein HypE, whose protein sequence is MGEKIKLEHGAGGEIMEELLRDVILKTLTLKSAGGIGLDALDDGATIPFGDKHIVFTIDGHTVKPLFFPGGDIGRLAISGTVNDLAVMGAKPLALANSMIIGEGLDMDVLERVLRSMDETSKEVPVPIVTGDTKVVEEPIEMFVITAGVGIAEKPVSDAGAKVGDTVLVSGTIGDHGIALMSHREGIAFETELKSDVAPVWEVVEAVAKAIGWENIHAMKDPTRAGLSNALNEIARKSNVGILVREDAIPVKPEVRAASEMLGISPYDVANEGKVVMVVAKEYAEEALEVMRKTKRGKDAAIIGEVIEEYRGKVLLETGIGGKRFMEPPAGDPVPRIC, encoded by the coding sequence ATGGGTGAAAAGATAAAGCTCGAACACGGTGCGGGCGGAGAAATAATGGAGGAGCTCCTGAGGGACGTTATACTGAAGACCCTGACCCTCAAGAGCGCCGGGGGGATAGGACTTGACGCTTTGGACGACGGGGCGACGATACCTTTCGGCGATAAGCACATAGTCTTCACCATCGATGGGCACACGGTCAAGCCTCTCTTCTTCCCCGGCGGTGACATAGGCAGGCTCGCGATAAGCGGAACGGTCAACGATTTGGCGGTGATGGGTGCGAAGCCTTTAGCCTTAGCAAACTCGATGATTATCGGGGAAGGCCTCGACATGGATGTCCTTGAGAGGGTTCTCCGCTCGATGGACGAGACGTCTAAGGAAGTTCCCGTTCCAATCGTCACCGGCGACACGAAGGTCGTTGAAGAGCCCATAGAGATGTTCGTGATTACAGCGGGAGTTGGAATCGCGGAAAAGCCGGTAAGCGACGCCGGGGCGAAGGTAGGAGACACAGTCCTCGTCAGCGGGACGATAGGGGACCACGGAATAGCACTGATGAGCCACAGGGAGGGCATAGCCTTCGAAACCGAGCTGAAGAGCGACGTCGCGCCGGTGTGGGAGGTCGTTGAAGCGGTTGCAAAAGCGATAGGCTGGGAGAACATTCACGCGATGAAGGACCCCACGAGGGCCGGGCTGAGCAACGCCCTCAACGAGATAGCGAGAAAGAGCAACGTCGGAATCCTCGTCAGGGAGGATGCGATACCCGTGAAGCCCGAGGTGAGGGCCGCGAGCGAGATGCTGGGAATCAGTCCCTACGATGTTGCCAACGAGGGAAAAGTGGTTATGGTCGTTGCAAAGGAGTACGCAGAGGAAGCCCTTGAGGTGATGAGGAAGACGAAGAGGGGGAAGGACGCGGCGATAATCGGCGAGGTAATAGAAGAATACAGAGGGAAGGTCCTCCTCGAAACCGGAATCGGCGGAAAGCGCTTCATGGAGCCTCCGGCCGGAGACCCCGTGCCGAGGATATGCTAA
- a CDS encoding HEPN domain-containing protein: MSGYREILEKAERSLEASKTLLEKGFYAFALSRAYYTMFYCAEAILLTKGIRVSKHSAVIALLGREFVKTGEVPHRFFTHLRTAFNLRQTADYSFVVDITEEEARENIRRAEEFLEFTRRYLISKGFLEG, from the coding sequence ATGAGTGGGTACAGGGAAATACTGGAAAAAGCCGAGAGGAGCCTTGAAGCCTCAAAGACATTGCTGGAGAAGGGGTTTTATGCCTTCGCGCTCTCAAGGGCGTACTACACAATGTTCTACTGCGCAGAGGCCATTTTGCTGACGAAGGGAATACGGGTTTCGAAGCATTCCGCAGTCATAGCGCTCCTTGGCAGGGAGTTCGTCAAGACTGGAGAAGTCCCACACAGGTTTTTCACACACCTTCGAACTGCGTTTAATCTCAGGCAGACCGCGGATTACTCCTTCGTGGTTGATATAACAGAGGAAGAGGCGCGCGAAAACATACGGCGCGCCGAAGAGTTCCTCGAATTTACGAGGCGCTATCTAATTTCGAAAGGCTTTCTGGAGGGTTGA